One window from the genome of Cucumis melo cultivar AY chromosome 12, USDA_Cmelo_AY_1.0, whole genome shotgun sequence encodes:
- the LOC103498266 gene encoding pentatricopeptide repeat-containing protein At4g19890, with protein MQFLASHRILRTHGFLQKLCSLQHGSSVSASIAFFSSTHFDSISSPHHDFSSSSLQSPVQKTCSLVLEAYLRQPHLRFSPSKLNLDMDADSLTHEQAISAVASLASEEGSMVALSFFYWAIGFPKFRYFMRLYIVCTMSLIGKCNLERAHEVVECMVGVFAEIGKLKEAVDMILDMRNQGLVLTTRVMNRIILVAAGMGLVEYAGNVFDEMSARGVYPDSCTYKSIIVGYCRNGDVLEADRWICEMMERGFVVDNATFTLIIKAFCEKSLVNRAVWFFHKVTKMGLSPNLINYSSMISGLCKRGSVKQAFELLEEMVKNGWKPNVYTHTSLIHGLCKKGWTERAFRLFLKLVRSDNYKPNVHTYTAMISGYCKEDKLSRAEMLFERMKEQGLVPNTNTYTTLIDGHCKAGNFSKAYELMELMSNEGFFPNICTYNAIVDGLCKRGRAEEAFELLSKGFQNQIEADGVTYTILISEQCKRADMNHALVFLNKMFKVGFQPDIHLYTTLIAAFCRQRMMKDSEKLFDEVVKLGLAPTKETYTSMICGYCREKNISLAVKFFQKMSDQGCVPDSISYGALISGLCKESRLDEARQLYDTMIDKGLSPCEVTRVSLAYEYCKTEDCASAMVILERLNKKLWIRSVHTLIRKLCCEKKVALAALFFHKLLDKEVNVDRVTLAAFITACTESNKYALVSDLSERISKGIG; from the coding sequence ATGCAGTTCTTGGCGTCTCACCGAATTCTAAGGACCCATGGCTTTCTCCAGAAATTGTGTTCCTTACAACATGGATCTTCAGTTTCTGCCTCCATCGCATTTTTCTCCTCAACTCATTTTGATTCCATCTCTTCGCCGCACcatgatttttcttcttcttcgttgcAGTCTCCTGTGCAAAAGACTTGTTCATTAGTTCTCGAGGCTTATTTACGTCAACCCCATCTGAGATTCTCTCCATCTAAGCTGAATCTTGATATGGATGCTGACTCCCTGACTCATGAGCAAGCCATTTCTGCCGTTGCTTCGCTTGCTAGCGAGGAGGGTTCAATGGTCGCGCTGAGTTTCTTTTACTGGGCAATTGGGTTTCCCAAATTCAGGTATTTCATGCGGCTTTACATAGTTTGTACGATGTCATTGATTGGGAAATGTAATCTAGAGCGAGCTCATGAAGTTGTGGAGTGTATGGTAGGTGTTTTTGCAGAAATTGGGAAGTTGAAGGAGGCGGTGGATATGATCCTTGACATGAGAAACCAGGGACTCGTGTTGACCACCAGAGTAATGAATCGTATTATCTTGGTGGCTGCTGGAATGGGGCTGGTTGAATATGCAGGCAATGTGTTCGACGAAATGTCTGCAAGAGGTGTGTATCCTGATTCTTGCACTTATAAGTCTATAATTGTTGGTTACTGTAGAAATGGTGATGTTTTGGAAGCAGATAGGTGGATATGTGAGATGATGGAGAGAGGTTTTGTGGTTGATAATGCCACATTTACTTTGATTATTAAAGCATTTTGTGAAAAAAGTTTAGTAAACAGGGCAGTTTGGTTTTTCCATAAGGTTACTAAGATGGGTTTATCACCAAATTTGATAAACTATTCATCTATGATTAGTGGGTTGTGCAAGAGGGGTAGTGTTAAGCAAGCATTTGAGTTATTGGAAGAAATGGTTAAAAATGGATGGAAACCCAATGTGTATACACACACATCATTAATTCATGGCCTTTGCAAGAAGGGATGGACAGAAAGAGCTTTTAGACTGTTTCTTAAACTTGTTAGAAGTGATAATTACAAGCCAAATGTGCACACTTACACAGCCATGATAAGTGGGTACTGCAAAGAGGATAAGTTGAGTAGAGCTGAAATGTTGTTTGAAAGGATGAAAGAACAGGGACTGGTTCCAAACACCAACACTTATACAACACTTATTGATGGGCACTGTAAGGCTGGGAATTTCAGTAAAGCGTATGAATTGATGGAGTTAATGTCTAATGAAGGTTTCTTCCCTAATATATGTACATACAATGCAATTGTTGATGGTCTCTGCAAAAGAGGGAGAGCTGAAGAGGCTTTCGAGCTGCTAAGTAAAggatttcaaaatcaaattgaagCTGACGGTGTCACATACACCATTCTGATATCTGAGCAGTGTAAGCGAGCCGATATGAACCATGCCCTTGTGTTTTTAAATAAGATGTTTAAAGTTGGTTTCCAGCCTGACATTCATTTATATACCACTTTGATTGCTGCATTCTGCAGGCAAAGAATGATGAAGGATAGTGAAAAGTTGTTTGATGAAGTTGTTAAGCTTGGGTTGGCTCCAACAAAGGAAACTTACACATCCATGATATGTGGCTATTGTAGGGAGAAAAATATTAGCTTAGCAGTCAAGTTTTTCCAGAAGATGAGTGATCAAGGTTGTGTACCAGATAGCATTAGTTATGGTGCTTTAATCAGTGGCCTTTGTAAAGAGTCGAGGCTGGATGAGGCTCGCCAATTATACGATACCATGATAGACAAAGGGCTATCTCCTTGCGAAGTTACACGGGTGTCATTGGCTTATGAGTATTGCAAAACAGAAGACTGTGCTTCAGCCATGGTTATCTTGGAACGGCTGAACAAGAAGCTTTGGATACGCTCAGTTCATACACTTATAAGGAAGCTTTGTTGTGAGAAAAAAGTTGCTTTGGCAGCTCTGTTCTTTCATAAGTTACTGGATAAGGAGGTCAATGTCGACCGTGTGACTTTGGCTGCATTCATCACTGCCTGTACTGAGAGCAATAAGTATGCTCTTGTTTCGGACTTATCCGAGAGGATTTCAAAAGGTATCGGCTAA